The following is a genomic window from Ignavibacteria bacterium.
CATTGAAGCGAGAGTTGCACCGACATTGTCCTTTTGCTGCAGGATTTTCTTAAAATAGTTTGTCGCCTGTGGAGTGCGTTCAATGGTTGTGTTGTCGAGGCTGTTAACAATTTGCGACCTCAATTTTTCATCGAAGAGAGCAGCCTGGTCAACCTTTAGATAAAAGGCTTTAATGATTTGATCAGTATTTAAATAACCCTCATCGGAAGAATAAAGAGTGTCACCCAAAATATAAAAATCGTCATCGAGTCTGATTGCAAGGGAAGATGAGGGAAGCGGGAAGAGGATTTTTCGGTACCGTTTGATAAATGATTTCAAGAATCTGTTTACAATCCCCGTGGCATTGTAATATTCCTTCATCAGCTCCTTGTAACCGCCACTAAATCCCATTGCGTCTGCCACGGTAATCTGTGCTTCAAAATCGAGTCTGTCTGCCTTCCTTCCAGCGGAGAGGTGGAGGATATTCCTGACTGTAATCAGAAATTTGTAACTTTTTATGAGCCTCGCAATTTCATTGACCGGAAAAGGTTTTTCCTCAAAGATTGTATTGATAAAAAGTTCAGACTGAGATAATCCCTCTGTTTGCCCGAAAGTTCTGGCATGAGAGAAGATATATATCCATTGAAGAAGTTGAAAATCCCTTAATCCACCGTTGGAAAGTTTTACATTCGGTTCGATCATTTTGCTGGAGAGACCATGCTTGTTGTAACGATTGGTCATATCCTCCACAAATTCCTTAAAGAGATTTTGCTTCAATTCGGGAGTAAAAATCTCTTCCAGGGTTGACAACCAGGTCTGATAGACAGCTCTGTTTCCGCAAATGAAGGAAGTTTCGAGAAGGGAAGTGAAGATATGCAGATCTGTTGTGGAATATTTGCCGATATCATCAAGTTCTCTTACTGTATGCGAAATCTCCAGACCAGAATCCCACATCAGAGTGACAAATTTGGAAATTTGTTCCGAATCCCTTTTGGAATCAGAGGAGATGATCGTTATATCGATATCAGAGTAAGGAGCGAGTTCTCTTCTTGAGAGGGAACCTCCGGAAACCACAGCAAAACTAAAATCCTCCTGACCGGCGACACGACGAATGAGACTTTCAACTTCGAGGCTGAAACGGTAGGAACAGCCCAGTCCATTTTTAATAACTTCGTCGCCTGTGAAGAAATTTTTAATCAGGTCCTTCAGATTATATTTTGCGGGGTCTCCGGAATCCATAAATTTTTATCCCTTGAAGTCTTCCGCTTTATGCTCAACTTCTATAACGGATGAAACCCCGCCTCTCACCGAAAAATTGGCAGTAAGTTTGAAGTATCTTGGCTGAAGCACACCAATCAGGTCGTCAGCAATTCTGTTGGTCACATTCTCGTAGAAAATGCCATCGTTTCTGAACGACTGGAGGTAAAGTTTCAAGGATTTCAATTCCACGCACGATTTTTCGGGAATATATTCAAACTGCATGGTTGCAAAATCGGGATGTCCCGTTTTTGGACAGACAGAAGTAAATTCATGTGCGGTATGGATAATTCTGTAGTTTCTGTGAGAATTACTATTTTCAAATATTTCGAGTATTTTGACTTTTTCGTCCACTAACAAGCCTTTCTTTTCTTTTTCTAACAACTATTGCGTTAAATTAATTCAAAAACCAAACTTTAAATTTAAACTCTTTAGCGGATACGGCAAATTGTGGGGGTAAGTCAGAACCTCAGAACTTCAGAGCTTCAGAACTTCGGAGATTCTGAGGTTCCGGAGTTCCGAGGTACTTCGAGCCATTTTGTTTTAAAGACTAATATTATTATTTTGAATATTCAAAATAGAATCATAAAACAAATCGGAACAATTCATCGGACAGATAAATGAGAAATGGAGTCATACAGAACTTCAGAGTTTCAGAGCCTCAGAACTTCGGAGTTACTGAGTTACCGGGATTCAACAACTATCAAAACTAAAAGAAGACGGATCAATGACCTGTAGATACAGTTTATTAAGTTGTGTTATTTTTACGATCGTTTTGGTACAAACCATAAAATCACAGGTACCAAACGGGATACTTTTCGG
Proteins encoded in this region:
- the queF gene encoding NADPH-dependent 7-cyano-7-deazaguanine reductase QueF, which gives rise to MDEKVKILEIFENSNSHRNYRIIHTAHEFTSVCPKTGHPDFATMQFEYIPEKSCVELKSLKLYLQSFRNDGIFYENVTNRIADDLIGVLQPRYFKLTANFSVRGGVSSVIEVEHKAEDFKG